In a genomic window of Equus przewalskii isolate Varuska chromosome 4, EquPr2, whole genome shotgun sequence:
- the FZD1 gene encoding frizzled-1, whose protein sequence is MRPERSRESMAEEEAPRKSRAAGGGASWELCAGALPAGPVAEGSGDAGGRRRPPAASGRLARRLLLLLWLLEAPLLLGVRAQAAGQGPGPGQQPPPPPQQQPSGQQYNGERGISIPDHGYCQPISIPLCTDIAYNQTIMPNLLGHTNQEDAGLEVHQFYPLVKVQCSAELKFFLCSMYAPVCTVLEQALPPCRSLCERARQGCEALMNKFGFQWPDTLKCEKFPVHGAGELCVGQNTSDKGTPTPSLLPEFWTSNPQHGGGGHRGGGFPGGAGGSERGKFSCPRALKVPSYLNYHFLGEKDCGAPCEPTKVYGLMYFGPEELRFSRTWIGIWSVLCCASTLFTVLTYLVDMRRFSYPERPIIFLSGCYTAVAVAYIAGFLLEDRVVCNDKFAEDGARTVAQGTKKEGCTILFMMLYFFSMASSIWWVILSLTWFLAAGMKWGHEAIEANSQYFHLAAWAVPAIKTITILALGQVDGDVLSGVCFVGLNNVDALRGFVLAPLFVYLFIGTSFLLAGFVSLFRIRTIMKHDGTKTEKLEKLMVRIGVFSVLYTVPATIVIACYFYEQAFRDQWERSWVAQSCKSYAIPCPHLQAGGGSPPHPPMSPDFTVFMIKYLMTLIVGITSGFWIWSGKTLNSWRKFYTRLTNSKQGETTV, encoded by the coding sequence ATGCGCCCAGAAAGGAGCCGAGAAAGTATGGCTGAGGAGGAGGCACCTAGAAAGTCCCGGGCCGCCGGCGGCGGCGCGAGCTGGGAACTTTGTGCCGGGGCGCTCCCAGCTGGGCCGGTGGCGGAGGGGAGCGGCGACGcgggcggccgccgccgccccccggcTGCCTCCGGGCGCTTGGCGCgccggctgctgctgctgctttggcTTCTGGAGGCTCCGCTGCTGCTGGGGGTCCGGGCGCAGGCGGCGGGCCAGGGGCCCGGGCCGGGGCAGCAGCCCCCTCCGCCGCCTCAGCAGCAGCCCAGCGGGCAGCAGTACAACGGCGAGCGGGGCATCTCCATCCCGGACCACGGCTACTGCCAGCCCATCTCCATCCCGCTGTGCACGGACATCGCGTACAACCAGACCATCATGCCCAACCTGCTGGGCCACACGAACCAGGAGGATGCGGGCCTCGAGGTGCACCAGTTCTACCCGCTGGTGAAGGTGCAGTGCTCGGCCGAGCTCAAGTTCTTCCTGTGCTCCATGTACGCGCCCGTGTGCACCGTGCTGGAGCAGGCTCTGCCGCCCTGCCGCTCCCTGTGCGAGCGCGCGCGCCAGGGCTGCGAGGCGCTCATGAACAAGTTCGGCTTCCAGTGGCCTGACACGCTCAAGTGCGAGAAGTTCCCGGTGCACGGCGCCGGCGAGCTGTGCGTGGGCCAGAACACGTCGGACAAGGGCACCCCGACGCCCTCGCTGCTGCCCGAGTTCTGGACCAGCAACCCCCAGCACGGCGGCGGGGGGCACCGCGGGGGCGGCTTCCCGGGGGGCGCGGGCGGGTCGGAGCGAGGCAAGTTCTCGTGTCCGCGCGCCCTCAAGGTGCCCTCCTACCTCAACTACCACTTTCTGGGGGAGAAGGACTGCGGTGCGCCCTGTGAGCCGACCAAGGTGTACGGGCTCATGTACTTCGGCCCCGAGGAGCTGCGCTTCTCGCGCACCTGGATCGGCATCTGGTCCGTGCTGTGCTGCGCCTCCACGCTCTTCACGGTGCTCACGTACCTGGTGGACATGCGGCGCTTCAGCTACCCGGAGCGGCCCATCATCTTCTTGTCAGGATGCTACACGGCAGTGGCCGTGGCCTACATCGCCGGCTTCCTGCTGGAGGACCGGGTGGTGTGTAACGACAAGTTCGCCGAGGACGGGGCGCGCACCGTGGCGCAGGGCACCAAGAAGGAGGGCTGCACCATCCTCTTCATGATGCTCTACTTCTTCAGCATGGCCAGCTCCATCTGGTGGGTGATCCTGTCGCTCACCTGGTTCCTGGCAGCCGGCATGAAGTGGGGCCACGAAGCCATCGAGGCTAACTCGCAGTATTTTCACCTGGCCGCCTGGGCCGTGCCGGCCATCAAGACCATCACCATCCTGGCGCTGGGCCAGGTGGACGGCGACGTGCTGAGCGGGGTGTGCTTCGTGGGGTTGAACAACGTGGACGCACTGCGTGGCTTCGTGCTGGCGCCGCTCTTCGTGTACCTGTTCATCGGCACGTCCTTCCTGCTAGCCGGCTTCGTGTCGCTCTTCCGCATTCGCACCATCATGAAGCACGACGGCACCAAGACCGAGAAGCTGGAGAAGCTCATGGTGCGCATCGGCGTCTTCAGCGTGCTGTACACGGTGCCAGCTACCATCGTCATCGCCTGCTACTTCTACGAGCAGGCCTTCCGGGACCAGTGGGAGCGCAGCTGGGTGGCCCAGAGCTGCAAGAGCTACGccatcccctgcccccatctccagGCGGGCGGGGGCTCCCCCCCGCACCCGCCCATGAGCCCTGACTTCACAGTCTTCATGATCAAGTACCTTATGACGCTAATCGTGGGCATCACGTCAGGCTTCTGGATCTGGTCCGGCAAGACCCTCAACTCCTGGAGGAAGTTCTACACCAGGCTCACCAACAGCAAACAGGGAGAGACCACCGTCTGA